AGAAGGGGAACTGGTGAGCGACGGATACCGGGCGGACACGACGGCACTGCGATCGGCCTCCCCGCAGTTCTCCTCGGCCGCCGACCAGCTCCGCGAGGCGTTGGAGCGTCTGGACGGGAGTCTGTCGGCCGCCTCGGGGGCGTGGGGCGGCGACGAGTCGGGCACGGCGTTCGGCACC
This genomic stretch from Actinoalloteichus hoggarensis harbors:
- a CDS encoding WXG100 family type VII secretion target produces the protein MSDGYRADTTALRSASPQFSSAADQLREALERLDGSLSAASGAWGGDESGTAFGTAYQPAAAEGTAAFTTFAEGLDGIRESLDAAAQQWDADDLAAEQAFSRQAEGLGY